A single window of Vigna unguiculata cultivar IT97K-499-35 chromosome 1, ASM411807v1, whole genome shotgun sequence DNA harbors:
- the LOC114191509 gene encoding LOW QUALITY PROTEIN: O-fucosyltransferase 9 (The sequence of the model RefSeq protein was modified relative to this genomic sequence to represent the inferred CDS: inserted 3 bases in 2 codons; substituted 1 base at 1 genomic stop codon), with amino-acid sequence MHGYSRLGGAARSPPTSPRFRHGRSKNGSWNSSKESNSIEKLIFILMSAVFRRRGLLLFAPLLYISGMLLYMGSFSFDVVSIKNGVVLVHKRAPPGSVYRSPQVFEKLWPFMEAEAANANNGTGNVLMKAWTSGELREWRPCANRSVPEAELPKSNGFLIIEANGGLNQQRLSICDAVAVAGLLNATLLIPIFHLNSVWRDSAIWXNFDENFFIQSLRNHVHVVKELPVDVLERFDNNISNIVNLRVKGWSSSAHYLQKVLLSFGNGVAVRIAPFSNRLAQAVPSKIQRLRCFANFGALRFSEPIQALAESMVDRMIKHSSQSGGKYVSVHLRFEEDMVAFSCCEYDGGEEEKHEMDIARERSWRXKFKRKHRIIKPGANRVDGRCPLTPLEVCMGLMLRGMGFDNTTSVYVAAGKIYKEQKYMAPLNXMFPRLQTKNTLATQEELAQFMGHSTRLAALDYTVCLHSEVFVTTQGGNFPHFLMGHRRYMYGGHAKTVKPDKRKLALLFDNPNIRWKEFKQQMKDMLRHSDIKGTEVKKAGGSVYTFPMPDCMCKQAVLKSENANTT; translated from the exons ATGCACGGTTACAGCCGCCTGGGCGGAGCAGCGCGGTCGCCGCCGACGTCGCCGCGGTTCCGCCACGGCCGAAGCAAGAACGGAAGCTGGAATTCGTCTAAGGAGAGCAATTCCATAGAGAAGTTGATCTTTATTCTTATGTCGGCAGTTTTCAGAAGGCGGGGTTTGCTTCTGTTTGCGCCTTTGCTGTACATTTCTGGAATGTTGTTGTATATGGGTTCCTTCAGCTTTGATGTTGTCAGTATAAAGAATGGTGTCGTTCTTGTACACAAGCGTGCACCTCCAGGTTCTGTTTATAGGAGTCCTCAGGTCTTTGAAAAACTATGGCCTTTCATGGAGGCTGAGGCTGCCAATGCTAATAATGGAACGGGCAATGTG TTGATGAAAGCCTGGACCAGTGGAGAGCTTAGAGAGTGGAGACCCTGTGCTAACAGAAGTGTTCCTGAAGCAG AATTGCCAAAGTCAAATGGGTTCCTTATAATTGAAGCAAATGGCGGATTGAATCAGCAACGCTTGTCG ATATGTGATGCTGTTGCTGTGGCCGGACTACTAAATGCAACTCTTCTTATTcctatatttcatttaaatagtgtatGGCGAGACTCAG CTATTTGGtgaaattttgatgaaaatttcTTCATACAATCACTTCGAAATCATGTGCATGTGGTCAAAGAACTCCCTGTTGATGTACTCGAACGATTTGACAATAACATAAGTAATATTGTCAATCTTAGAGTAAAAGGTTGGTCCAGTTCAGCTCACTATCTTCAGAAGGTCCTCCTCAGCTTTGGAAATGGGGT GGCTGTTCGCATTGCGCCTTTCTCCAACAGATTAGCTCAAGCAGTACCCTCAAAAATCCAACGCCTTAGGTGCTTTGCCAACTTTGGAGCTCTTAGATTTTCTGAACCTATACAAGCACTTGCAGAAAGCATGGTTGATCGGATGATTAAACATAGCTCCCAAAGTGGAGGAAAATATGTTTCTGTGCATCTTCGTTTCGAGGAG GATATGGTTGCATTTTCATGCTGTGAGTACGATGGAGGGGAGGAGGAGAAACATGAAATGGATATTGCGCGTGAAAGGAGTTGGC GTAAATTCAAAAGAAAGCATAGGATAATAAAGCCTGGTGCTAATCGTGTTGATGGAAGATGCCCGTTGACTCCATTGGAGGTATGCA TGGGATTGATGCTTAGAGGCATGGGTTTTGATAACACAACCTCAGTATATGTTGCAGCAggaaaaatttataaagaacAAAAGTACATGGCACCACTTAA GATGTTTCCACGATTGCAAACCAAGAATACACTGGCAACACAAGAAGAACTTGCTCAATTTATG GGGCATTCGACTAGGTTGGCTGCTCTTGATTATACTGTTTGCCTTCATAGTGAAGTATTTGTTACAACCCAGGGTGGAAATTTTCCCCACTTCTTGATGGGTCACAGGCGCTATATGTATGGGGGGCATGCGAAGACAGTAAAACCTGACAAGAGAAAACTAGCTCTATTGTTCGACAATCCTAATATAAG ATGGAAAGAATTCAAGCAGCAAATGAAAGACATGCTTCGTCATAGTGATATAAAGGGAACCGAGGTAAAAAAGGCTGGTGGATCTGTATATACTTTTCCCATGCCAGATTGCATGTGTAAACAGGCAGTACTAAAAAGTGAAAATGCTAACACGACGTAA